The Hypanus sabinus isolate sHypSab1 chromosome 3, sHypSab1.hap1, whole genome shotgun sequence genome contains a region encoding:
- the LOC132391852 gene encoding protein ARK2N-like: MDNLIAAAAAQEQFSFGHHEFKVNTVRNQGLLEQCVAGREENFIAADGSTGFFVAEKEEIQIASSDSEVEIVGVQEDSRYTQTRPGVIQRCSSWKQSSHSYCLSNREQPQQMHSWSAISQPTWSGPSEVVDLTLDEDARRRSHHVLSLFCAARREKRKKNA; encoded by the exons ATGGATAATCTTATTGCAGCTGCTGCCGCGCAGGAACAATTCTCTTTTGGACATCACGAGTTTAAGGTCAACACAGTTAGGAACCAAGGTCTACTGGAACAATGTGTTGCAG GTCGAGAAGAGAACTTCATAGCAGCTGATGGCTCCACAGGCTTTTTTGTAGCTGAAAAAGAAGAAATTCAAATTGCCTCCTCAGATAGTGAGGTTGAAATAGTAGGAGTCCAAGAGGATTCAAG GTACACTCAGACCCGGCCTGGTGTCATTCAGCGATGTTCATCATGGAAGCAGAGTTCTCATTCATACTGCCTCAGCAACAGGGAGCAACCACAACAGATGCATTCGTGGTCTGCCATTTCGCAGCCAACCTGGAGCGGACCATCAGAAGTTGTTGACCTTACTCTTGATGAAGATGCTAGACGCAGAAGCCATCATGTGCTTTCTTTGTTCTGTGCTGCAAggagagaaaaaaggaaaaaaaatgcttGA